DNA from Tachypleus tridentatus isolate NWPU-2018 chromosome 8, ASM421037v1, whole genome shotgun sequence:
tccctaattcagcagtgtaagaccagaggaaagacaactagtcatcactacccactccaactcttgggctactcttttaccaatgaattgtgggtttgaccattacattataatgctccatggctgaaagagtgagcatgtttggtgtaacagggatttgaacacgcaaccctcagattacagggtCAAGTGCctcaacttaaaaaaaattaatggtgTCGACCAATTTCATTACAGTGACAGTTTCAAACGgagtatctattttaataagtattATCTTGTACACACATAAAAAACAGGGTAGGTTAGCAGAGAttctaatgagtaataaaataaaatattatatgaaaatatacactaataaagttatttatccCTACAAAGATACAAGGTAGAAGTACAGAGCTCTTTGTAAGTGAAAACATTCAGCAATCATTATTGCTACTGACAATCAGAAAAGTCAGCTGGCTGTCATCTATGAGGTTTTTTTCTGCACTAAGCATCAATGCATTTTTTGTGGGCATTTTTAGTTCATCTTCCTTGAGAAAAATGTATTACTTAATTTGATTTATCATTTTAAggataaattatatatgtaactgAAATGGATAACCTTTTTGTTTGAGTATGATTGTGACtggttttattttatgatgtatTAAAAGTAGgacaaaattacatatttacacaaaaaaacaacacttaaaattattaaattgttaaacaaaaacaaaaaaacactcagATATAATGGAGAGCAACTATGCATAAAAGATTGTACACTTTAACCATATAGTTTTTATACAGTAACTGAATTTCATGTTTAGaaagtaacttttttaaaaaatcatttaataaaagTTACCCAAGTGCAATGCCTGTTATTAaatctttaatgtatttatttttactagaAGTTATTTTTAGAGTATTTTTTACCAgtctttaaaaacacacataGAACATTCTTTCAGCATGTGTATAAAGGTGAAGGAAAACCTGAAGTTCCTTTCGAAATCCTACTCTTACCATTATTTTCTCAAGAGAAAAGTTATCTTAACCTGTCTACATGTGACAACCTTTTGTTCCCATAACAATTCTACTAGCACCACTTTACTGATTTCTTAAACTCCTTGTCAATATCCTTTCTTAGACAAAGTAACTAAAATCTGAACTGTACTCCAAATGAGCTAAGCATAAcgaaaaatatgaatatataatgtaaaaatctCTCTTGACCTAAAATTGCTATGTATAAATACACCTTAGTTTCACTATTAACAATGTTGCATCAAGATCATTTACTTTCAGTCAAGGTATTATATTGATTCCCATCTACATCAAAAGAATGATCCACATTACACCTCAAATGTATTAATTACTACATTgcaataactatatttaaatgCCATCTGCCAACTTATTGGTTGATGTAGATTATTCTGCAAGGATATGGCATAACAGACATATATTCACTAAAAcgacataaataattattacatgcgttttttaaaactttcattcttaattttactttgtaaacaTTACTGCAATTGTGCAAAgttaatgataaattataaagtaTTGTAATTGTCTTCAGAATATCTTTTTCTGTATCCTGTAATTATGTCACAAAGAATGTACTTAAATGAAAACTtgtttaaataatacatgatATTAACTTGAACTGGCAAACTATGATAGTTTCCTTCAATTATACTGCCCTACTTTCTAGCTGAGATTGTGAAACTCAGTGTCCTACCTATGTTGTACAGAGCAGACATGTACACCTTACCTATCACAGTGATACAGCAAGTAACAGGCCTACATTAACACAAATTATGGAACCCAAAATTGTTACCAACAGTTctatttccttttaaaaaaatattcctaattttttttatatatggaaAAAGTATTAATGTTTCAATGCTTCATAAAAgctaatttcattttcataaaatgcACCAAAAAACATCCATCTCAGAGCATCaaagtttaaacaaattttaGCTGAAACACTCTTAGTTCCTCTTTGCTTGGTTGCTTCATAAGATTATTGCTTATcttcataaatgaaaataaaaagtgttttttgttacatCTTTGTTCTGTAGCATTTCAAGATTTTCAATACAGCTTGAAATATTGCAGAGTTTGATGTCATCCACTAACATGCAGCATAAtgtagaaatgaaaaacaaaagatcCAGTTTGACTTGACTCTATTAATCACTTCACTGTTAGATGTTCTTTTCTGGAAATGAGCTCaaaagttctattttattttgctttttgatAGCCTATAATCATTcactaataaaacaaaagttctaTTATGACATGTTATCATATTTCTGCACAAAACAgactcaaaaaataaaattaaatatgtggATTTATAGATGATATATACATAAGCATTACTTCAATAAAACTACAgtaaaaatttgaaatgttttttctattgtttatgatACATAATTCAGATCAAATTTGATAGAGATCTAGCAAGGACTGAttataacacataaaaacatactaataaatttgggcaaataattaaaaatatgatgaGAAAAAGTCTGATTAAATTAACTTagtcaaatattattttgaaacacagAGATTGCCTATTTTATCTCGAGCAAATAATGGAAAAGGTTAATAATTTTCCTTCTCTTATTCTCAATATAATGAATTCATCTATCCTCAATCCCACTGATGTGGTTTTCTCAACTAACCTTCTCTTTAGCACATACATCAAATCCACACTCTTTCCTTTAGTCagtattaatttgaaaaatagttaaaaaactaGTGAGTCTTCTCATTAGTGAATCTATGCTGACTCTTGTTCATGACAAtgcatttcattaaataattttacaaaactttttttaaataagactTGAATTAGTTTTACCTCATAGATAAAGATCAACGAGTCTATAATTTTAATAGCAATACTTATCATCcctttaaaaattgtaataatgttagaaaaatttAACACTTATGAACCTGCTGTCTATTGACCCACCAAAAATGAAAGAGGGAGGTTTCATATTTGATCTCTCCTGTCTTTTAGTTTACTATCCTAGAATAGACATATTTTGATGCTTATGTATTTTCAATCTTACAATTACTTTACTTATTATAAATACTAGGCCGGTCAACGAATGTCAGAACGGCACTCGAATATTTGTGGGCGAAAATTCGTGAATATCCGAATATTCGTGCATATACTTGTTAGATCGttttagaattattaattaataattaacttaccttaaattgcaatatttatgCCAGTAAAGAGTagaaataacttgtttttcatCATTTACTGAAGTTTACATTCTTTTCTTGAACTTCCTGTCACAGTGCACCATGGGTAATGTATTACTGTAAACCATATTGTTGCTGCTCTGTTCAATGTGAGCCCTCTGTACAAAAGCTGACTTCTGGCACCTGTGacctgttttttcttattttgatgcTGTAAAATTGTTgtccattattattttatttatgtaattatattactatactgtgttgaataaaatacttgtcaaaataattattgttgtttgttttcttttattctacACACTGGGgaaacaacattattaataaacatgaactttattaatgaacataaaaaaacatcagaaaacaattaacactaaaCAAGTTAAAATAGACATAAAATACTGAGTTTATGCTGCAGCCACATAGACCTGTTCCACATCCTGGTCAATTATTAATGCTCTGTCCATTGTtacttggaaaatattaaaagttaaacactaacaataaaaacatttgtaaaaaaacctCATAAAACAACTTTCACTGAAAATACTGAGTGTATGCACATTCCTGTTCATGGTGTTTCCTCCTTTACATTTGAGGATGGAAGCCCAGGAAGTTGGGGATAAACTGGATTAGAGACCTGTGAGCTAGTACTGGCAGCACTGGCAGCACTCGAAGGGGTACAGGTAACTGTAACTGCAGGGAGAGCATCAGATGCAGGGAGAAAATCAGAAGGGACTGTCATGTTGGCTTTGACTGCTGACTTCAAGTTCTTGTTCAGGAACACCAATTGATCCACATGTTCAGGGTTAAGGGAAGCCCTTAGCTTGCTGACGGTCAAACCTGCTGTGCTGAATGTATCGTTCGCTTGGTACTGATGTACCAGGTATAGACAGGTATTTCTTAGCAACTGAAGCAATTGATGGAAACCTTGACCTGTACACAGACCACCACTGAAGAGGGTTTGGTGGCCTTAGAGGCTCTCTGACAAAATCAGCCAACTCTTCCTCAACTGAAGAAACATCACTGCCTTCTGTCAAGTCTACTGTATCACCCATTACATAACTCAAAACTTTGACATAATGGGTTTTTTACAGGTGGTTCTGTTACCTCATCTGCCTCAGGTTCCTTCTTGACTTCTGCAGTGTTGCTTGATCTCCTGATTTCTTCTGCTATGTTGGCATGAAGTTCCTTTCTCTGACTTTCGGTTAAAAATTTTAGACTTTTATATCTAGGATCAAGTGCTGAAGCTTTCAGCAGGGAACTATTCAGACCTTCATTAATGATTCCTCCATCTTCTGACAAGAATTTAAATCTTTTCACCAATCCCATACTGATTGTTTTTTTCAACTGCTTAGCTAGTGCTTTGTCTTCCTCTGTGGTCTTAAGGTCCTCCATCATGTCTGTCAGCAGAGGGTAAATTGAGGACCCTGTGGGAAGATCTTCCTTCCCAAGAATTTCAGTGGCTTCTGCAAAAGGATGAAGTATTGGGATTATTGTATGCATCGTGTCCCAAAAGACATCATCAATGTCAAATCTTTCTTCACTTTTTGCAATGGTAGCGTCTACCAACACTGCATATATGGGCACTCTGAGCTCTACCAGTCGCTGCACCATCTCCAGCGCAGAGTTCCATCTTGTAGAGCAATCCTGTATAAGGTTCTTTGCAATGATGGGACCCTTCTTTACTTGTTCCTTCTGGGCTTCAGTAGCCATCTGAACTTACTTTTGTTTTAGGGCACTTGTGGCCAGAACAGAATGGTTGAAGAATGTAACCAACCTTCTCCCTGCCCCAAGGGCTTTTGCAATGGGTGCAAGCTTAAGCCCATCTTGCAGAGCTAACTGAAGGCTGTGGGCAAAACAGCCAGAGTGAGAAATGCCTAACTTTTCTGCTGCCACAAGCATATTTGCAGCATTATCAGTAGTTAAGTGgacaatattgttgttgtttagaaatTCAGAACACAGATTGTGAATTTCAGAAGCAATATTTTGACCTGTGTGTCTATCAGAAAAGAGTCTGGTGCCCAGAACATTTGAGTGCATTTTCCATTGCAAGTCAATGTGTTGTTCTGTGATAGTAATGTAACCTTGCATTGCATTACTAGTCCACAAATCAGTGGTCAGTGAAACATGCTGGTCTCTCAGTTCTCCAATCATCTCTGTCTTGGCatcattgtacagttttgtaagGTAGTTACCaacagtatttctacaaggaactTTGTATGATGGGTTTAACTGGTTTGCAAAATATCTAAATCCTACACCCTCAACAAAACTGAGTGGTCTAAGATCTACAGCACACATAAGAGCCAGGCTCCTGTTTATTCTCTCAGTGCTGTGTACATTCATTTTGGTAGCACAGGGATTCAGCTGCAGGAGTGTTGTTTGTCTCAGTGTAGGTGCAGCAGTAACATTTTTAGAGTCCTGCAAATGCaggtgaataattaattatatatttgctagctatacataaaataaatataaaacatatatttaaaaaaaatgggataatataattttaaacacagaatattCCTGCAGGTTCAGAAATGTCAAACAG
Protein-coding regions in this window:
- the LOC143223965 gene encoding E3 SUMO-protein ligase ZBED1-like gives rise to the protein MATEAQKEQVKKGPIIAKNLIQDCSTRWNSALEMVQRLVELRVPIYAVLVDATIAKSEERFDIDDVFWDTMHTIIPILHPFAEATEILGKEDLPTGSSIYPLLTDMMEDLKTTEEDKALAKQLKKTISMGLVKRFKFLSEDGGIINEGLNSSLLKASALDPRYKSLKFLTESQRKELHANIAEEIRRSSNTAEVKKEPEADELLRNTCLYLVHQYQANDTFSTAGLTVSKLRASLNPEHVDQLVFLNKNLKSAVKANMTVPSDFLPASDALPAVTVTCTPSSAASAASTSSQVSNPVYPQLPGLPSSNVKEETP